The Zingiber officinale cultivar Zhangliang chromosome 9A, Zo_v1.1, whole genome shotgun sequence genome window below encodes:
- the LOC122019434 gene encoding mannose-specific lectin-like, translated as MAALVMLSATVILGLLLPSSMANNVLFGGDRLNTGESLREGNFKFTMMSDCNLMLLDNRQAVSVALWASNTNGLGSNCFARMQTDGNFVIFNDNFNKVWSSNTRGQEGKYILVLQRDGHVVIYSRPIWTIPEDEPMNRKIAMVTKN; from the coding sequence ATGGCTGCCCTTGTCATGCTTTCTGCTACTGTCATCCTCGGCCTCCTCCTGCCTTCCTCCATGGCCAACAACGTTCTCTTTGGTGGTGACAGGCTGAACACCGGCGAATCCCTCAGAGAAGGGAACTTTAAATTCACCATGATGTCCGACTGCAACCTTATGCTGTTGGACAACCGCCAGGCCGTGTCGGTGGCCTTGTGGGCCTCCAACACCAACGGCCTAGGCAGCAACTGCTTCGCCCGCATGCAGACCGACGGCAACTTCGTCATCTTCAACGACAACTTCAACAAAGTTTGGTCGAGCAACACCCGCGGCCAGGAGGGCAAGTACATCCTCGTCCTGCAGCGCGACGGCCACGTCGTCATCTACAGCCGCCCTATATGGACCATCCCTGAGGATGAACCCATGAACAGGAAGATCGCCATGGTGACTAAGAATTAG